In Mucilaginibacter celer, one DNA window encodes the following:
- a CDS encoding NAD-dependent epimerase/dehydratase family protein, translated as MYSNKKSILVIGALGQIGTELTIALRAKYGVDAVIASDRHPANEKTTEAGPYAQLNVLDKAALQTLVQEKSITYIYHLAAVLSATGEQNPLMAWDINMQGLLNVLEVAREEKLEQIFWPSSIAVFGPDAPKVDCPQDGVTNPSTVYGISKIAGEQWCRYYFEKYGLDVRSIRYPGLISYSAPPGGGTTDYAVAIFHEAIKTGSYECFLAEDTRLPMLYMDDAIRGTLELMEAPAESISIRTSYNLSGLSFSAAELAAEIQKHKPELQVTYKPDSRQAIADSWPQSIDDAVARKDWGWKPKFDVGLMTEDMLQNLGELYANA; from the coding sequence GTGTATAGTAACAAGAAATCTATCCTTGTAATTGGTGCATTGGGTCAAATTGGTACTGAGTTGACCATTGCCCTGCGTGCAAAATATGGCGTTGATGCGGTTATCGCTTCAGATCGTCATCCGGCAAATGAAAAAACAACAGAGGCGGGGCCTTATGCGCAGTTAAATGTGCTTGATAAAGCGGCCCTGCAAACTTTGGTTCAGGAAAAAAGTATCACATATATATATCACCTCGCGGCTGTATTATCGGCAACAGGCGAGCAAAATCCATTAATGGCCTGGGATATCAATATGCAGGGCCTGTTAAACGTGCTTGAGGTAGCCCGCGAAGAAAAGCTGGAGCAGATTTTCTGGCCAAGCAGCATAGCCGTTTTTGGCCCGGATGCGCCTAAGGTTGATTGCCCGCAGGATGGGGTTACCAATCCATCTACTGTTTACGGGATCAGTAAAATAGCCGGCGAGCAATGGTGCCGTTATTATTTTGAAAAATACGGCCTCGATGTACGCAGCATCCGTTATCCGGGCCTCATCAGTTATTCGGCCCCTCCGGGCGGCGGTACTACTGATTATGCTGTTGCTATATTTCACGAAGCGATAAAAACCGGAAGCTACGAATGCTTTTTGGCTGAGGATACCCGCTTACCGATGTTATACATGGACGATGCTATCCGCGGCACGCTCGAACTAATGGAAGCACCTGCCGAAAGTATCAGCATCCGTACCTCCTATAATCTGTCAGGCTTAAGCTTCAGCGCCGCCGAACTTGCTGCCGAAATACAGAAACACAAGCCTGAGCTACAGGTAACCTACAAACCGGACAGCCGCCAGGCTATTGCCGATAGCTGGCCGCAAAGCATTGATGATGCCGTAGCGCGTAAGGATTGGGGTTGGAAACCGAAATTTGATGTTGGATTGATGACCGAGGATATGCTGCAAAACCTGGGCGAACTGTATGCGAATGCATAA
- a CDS encoding cadherin-like beta sandwich domain-containing protein, whose amino-acid sequence MLYHIKCTLLLVAFLLLAISQTLAKPPKSVHKKIKNTARTNTASAAPTISYSGPQNYVTNRPITPLVPTSTGVAPFGFSTTRVQVGSGFTRPMGLTVDAQGNIYVTDNTAAPGNGMVKKILADGSSTVTIATGLVGPRGLTLSDDGNIAVADMGGHSIKKVLLSNGSIQVVSSNLANPVSVSYDGSWAYIADLTYSDILYADGSALPMNGVTNPTFIVVKDKYQYIAANDGIHSFSTFEVGRVVGKDIVGPLSLAADFQDNIYVYDHVNKALKLFPADGSAAKVLASDFGASPAGYAPGGVAIDYAGNVYVADTYNNRVDKIVPVGGYFLSPASLPPGLHFDSNTGIISGTPIGGDYAPQVYTITAYNSTGSTSTTVTIGESYDRAQLRSVTPSKGSSTLTPSFRFPDTTRNYRITVPYIDSVISFTPIASSSGSTIKVNGIAVASGNASAGIPLIAGRNDITVTCDNGTWSNTYIFRVSRAPALASLTPDEGFLTPGFNKDIFSYRYNVPNLAGSTRLKPVVSDTSQRIKVNGVAVASGSFSASIPLDVGNNIINTEVTSRDGSVSTIYSTTVSRAPLPPTVSYAGPQTFFTGTAISPLTPNTSGGANFAFSSIPIPYNIQGKALAIDTGGNLYYNNTQTNNIDKLPPGGNIPVTIATNFPAVAITVDLAGNVYVANSTQVSRIAAGGGAPVLIATGLSSITGMAIDRTGSLYLISSTSQSIIKIPAGGGAQTLIATGKQPIYITKDNDDTLYILANNGDIVKYYPVTTKMQTIPAAEGYTAVTAIAVDASYNIFLRLGANISMLRPGASYPSSVLNPVLTSGKLYIATDNKDNLYINGNNGLQKIPLFGGYLIRPILPDGLSMDKNTGIISGNATVGSPATDYTVTSFNPGGSASAVVNIKVVSTIASLSALKINKGLLNFVSQTSVYNITVPNSVSAITLTPTATDSTANILVNGSPVFSGKVSPAVPLSVGNNTVTVKVTAPDGVTTRTYTLNITRLASPAINYSSPHLYTTNTAIAPLTPSSSNIGALGFSNTDPAVVYSGKAVDVRTDFAGNVYFAGITSTTPAAPTGIFKINASSGVIDTVAKNFGDGGNHINYDFTIDPAGNIYVLQLSANNVLKIPAGGGARVNIPVTSPIAITTDPKGNIYVINNISKLYKIPVNGTSPILVTTPATTLFGGLAADALGNIYLATQIGLVKILPDGSAQTVLTGFTVSNLTLDNAGNLYINDVSNRVLKMLPAAGGAAVSLMSNFSSISKATISPTGEFYYINGSLNGVQKLITTGGYFIKPTLPNGLNFNVNTGTISGTPTTPLPLTNYIVNAYLGGDSNPDTVGIKIGTNNPFLSGLQLSKGTLNPVFTPAVTGYTATVSYADSLITVTPSATDSVASVKVNDVAVNSGHTSPGIHLNLGPNTISTVVTSSDGTVSKTYTTTVTRLDFPPPLASLTVSDGTLSPAFADSTMHYNVTVPNATTNLTVTPTAKDAGAVITVNGISVASGTASAAIPLNNGANTVTVSVSQAGHPAANYIISVLRISSNASLGGLSISTGTVLTPTSVAGVTNFNTSVDYGATSVTVTPTTADANATVTVNGVSVSSGTPSGAINLNATGSTVINILVTSQNGNTRPYTITVSKNGSSNAALKGLTLSSGTILNAAPVAGISHYTTSVAPDAISIALKPVAADSNAVITLNGTIVPSGTLSQPVALNASGATTINLLVTAQDGVTTRTYSVTVNKTGSSNANCAIALSPATALNKVVGTDDNFTATVGLLTDTVLVRTYAADANASVLVNGVTVSNGSSGTPVLLNKVGPTVVNVLVTAQDGVTKKNYSITITKVPKGYAYLKILQIGSLNLNPLRDTSVFNYITTTPSNQVSVTARPADVKATVSVTGVLVYNGRETSFSGTPTAPFWYVPIHELFNAGTFTFTIKVTAADGVTTKTYTVVLTNSLSLGFTNSFAASQVTGNGEVNVHQALSPNGDGIDDYLTVDGIGAHPDNTLYIMDVNGKLLATRKQYDNVTHVFDGHADNNTLQKPGTYYYVLKYKDGGQEKTKTGFIILRY is encoded by the coding sequence ATGCTATATCACATTAAATGTACTTTATTGCTGGTTGCCTTTTTGTTATTAGCTATTTCACAAACGCTGGCTAAGCCACCCAAATCTGTCCACAAAAAAATAAAAAACACAGCCCGAACTAATACTGCGTCTGCCGCGCCTACCATAAGTTATAGCGGCCCGCAAAACTATGTTACAAACAGGCCTATAACGCCGCTTGTGCCTACCAGTACCGGAGTTGCACCTTTTGGTTTCAGTACAACCCGTGTTCAGGTGGGTTCGGGCTTTACCAGGCCCATGGGATTGACGGTTGATGCGCAGGGTAATATATATGTAACTGACAACACCGCAGCTCCGGGAAACGGCATGGTAAAAAAAATTCTTGCAGACGGAAGTTCTACTGTAACCATTGCAACCGGCCTTGTTGGCCCCAGGGGCTTAACTTTGAGCGATGATGGGAATATTGCTGTTGCAGATATGGGTGGCCACTCAATAAAAAAAGTATTACTAAGCAACGGTAGCATACAAGTAGTAAGTTCTAATTTAGCTAACCCGGTTAGTGTATCCTATGATGGCTCGTGGGCTTATATTGCCGATTTAACCTATTCAGACATACTTTACGCTGACGGTTCTGCGTTACCAATGAATGGTGTTACCAATCCTACCTTTATTGTTGTTAAAGATAAGTATCAATACATAGCAGCAAATGACGGTATCCACTCATTTTCAACTTTTGAAGTAGGGAGAGTTGTAGGAAAGGATATCGTTGGCCCATTGTCTCTGGCTGCTGATTTTCAGGACAATATATATGTATATGATCATGTTAATAAAGCATTAAAACTTTTCCCTGCCGATGGGTCGGCTGCGAAAGTGCTTGCTTCTGATTTTGGCGCGTCTCCCGCTGGTTATGCACCCGGCGGGGTAGCCATTGATTATGCAGGCAATGTTTATGTGGCTGATACCTATAACAACAGGGTGGATAAAATAGTGCCTGTGGGTGGATATTTTTTAAGTCCCGCATCATTGCCACCCGGTTTACATTTTGATAGTAATACCGGTATTATAAGCGGTACTCCGATTGGCGGCGATTACGCCCCTCAAGTTTACACCATTACAGCTTATAACAGTACCGGCAGTACATCAACAACGGTTACTATAGGCGAAAGCTATGATCGCGCTCAGTTGAGAAGTGTTACGCCGAGCAAGGGGAGCTCTACTCTGACTCCGTCTTTCCGTTTCCCGGATACTACAAGAAACTATAGGATAACCGTTCCCTATATCGATTCTGTTATTTCATTTACGCCAATAGCCTCCTCTTCTGGCAGTACTATAAAAGTAAACGGCATAGCTGTGGCATCTGGTAACGCAAGTGCCGGTATTCCGTTAATAGCCGGCAGAAATGATATAACTGTTACTTGCGATAATGGCACCTGGAGCAATACCTATATTTTTAGGGTATCGAGAGCACCGGCGTTAGCCTCATTAACGCCAGATGAAGGCTTTTTAACGCCGGGTTTTAACAAGGATATTTTCAGTTACCGTTACAATGTGCCAAATTTGGCAGGCAGCACCAGGCTAAAGCCGGTAGTGTCTGATACCAGCCAGCGGATTAAGGTAAATGGGGTAGCTGTTGCCTCAGGTTCTTTTTCGGCAAGTATACCTTTAGACGTAGGCAATAATATTATCAACACAGAGGTAACCTCGCGCGATGGTTCGGTTTCAACAATATACAGTACAACTGTGTCAAGAGCCCCGTTACCTCCAACGGTAAGCTACGCCGGTCCGCAAACCTTTTTTACAGGAACAGCAATATCACCCTTAACACCAAATACCAGCGGGGGCGCTAATTTCGCATTCAGCTCGATCCCTATACCGTATAATATACAGGGTAAAGCTTTAGCTATCGATACGGGCGGAAATTTATATTATAATAATACACAAACCAACAATATAGATAAATTGCCTCCGGGCGGTAATATACCGGTTACCATAGCCACTAATTTTCCGGCAGTGGCCATTACAGTTGATTTGGCCGGAAACGTATATGTAGCAAACAGCACCCAGGTATCCCGAATTGCGGCAGGTGGTGGCGCTCCTGTGTTGATTGCGACAGGCCTTAGCAGCATCACCGGTATGGCGATCGACCGCACCGGGAGTCTTTACCTGATAAGCAGCACATCTCAGTCAATAATTAAAATACCGGCAGGCGGAGGTGCCCAAACTTTAATTGCAACCGGAAAACAGCCCATATACATAACAAAAGATAACGATGATACGCTGTACATTCTTGCTAATAATGGAGATATAGTAAAGTACTACCCTGTTACCACAAAAATGCAAACCATACCAGCAGCCGAGGGATATACCGCTGTTACTGCAATAGCCGTTGATGCCAGCTATAATATATTTTTGCGTTTAGGTGCCAATATATCCATGCTTCGCCCGGGAGCTTCATATCCTTCCTCGGTGCTCAACCCTGTTCTCACATCCGGAAAATTATACATAGCAACCGATAATAAGGATAACCTTTATATTAACGGTAATAACGGCCTGCAAAAAATCCCGCTGTTTGGCGGCTATTTAATAAGGCCTATATTGCCCGATGGTTTAAGTATGGACAAAAACACGGGTATAATAAGCGGTAACGCAACGGTCGGCAGCCCGGCAACCGATTATACGGTTACGTCCTTTAACCCGGGAGGGAGCGCATCGGCAGTAGTTAATATTAAAGTGGTATCAACTATAGCCAGCCTTAGTGCTTTAAAAATCAACAAAGGTTTACTGAATTTTGTAAGCCAAACCAGTGTTTATAATATTACGGTGCCAAATTCTGTATCTGCAATTACATTAACGCCCACAGCTACCGATAGCACAGCCAACATCCTGGTAAATGGTAGCCCGGTTTTTAGTGGCAAAGTATCGCCGGCAGTGCCGCTTAGCGTAGGTAACAATACGGTAACCGTAAAAGTTACCGCTCCGGATGGTGTTACAACCCGCACATACACCTTAAATATAACCAGGCTGGCTTCGCCTGCAATTAATTATTCAAGCCCTCATTTATATACCACTAATACCGCCATAGCACCTTTAACACCAAGCAGCAGTAATATAGGTGCTTTAGGTTTTAGTAATACCGATCCGGCAGTTGTTTACAGCGGCAAGGCGGTTGACGTAAGAACAGACTTTGCCGGTAATGTATATTTTGCCGGTATTACAAGCACAACTCCGGCGGCACCAACGGGGATTTTTAAAATTAACGCAAGCAGTGGGGTTATTGACACGGTGGCAAAAAATTTTGGAGATGGGGGCAATCACATCAACTATGATTTTACTATAGATCCTGCCGGTAATATCTACGTTTTACAACTTAGTGCTAATAACGTACTGAAAATACCTGCCGGGGGCGGTGCCCGGGTTAATATTCCTGTTACTTCGCCTATAGCTATCACTACCGATCCTAAAGGCAATATTTATGTAATAAATAACATCAGCAAGCTTTATAAAATTCCGGTTAATGGTACAAGCCCTATTTTGGTTACCACCCCGGCTACAACTTTGTTTGGAGGGCTGGCAGCAGATGCGCTGGGAAATATTTACCTGGCTACCCAGATTGGTTTGGTGAAAATATTGCCGGATGGCAGCGCTCAAACGGTACTTACCGGCTTTACCGTATCAAACCTTACGCTTGATAATGCGGGAAACCTTTACATCAACGATGTAAGCAACAGGGTATTAAAAATGCTGCCTGCCGCCGGTGGGGCGGCCGTATCCCTTATGAGCAATTTCTCGTCAATAAGCAAAGCAACGATATCGCCAACGGGTGAGTTTTATTATATCAACGGTTCATTAAACGGTGTACAAAAATTAATAACAACCGGAGGTTATTTTATAAAACCCACCCTGCCCAATGGTTTAAACTTTAACGTGAACACCGGTACCATCAGCGGTACACCAACAACACCACTGCCATTAACCAACTACATCGTTAATGCTTATTTAGGCGGAGACAGCAATCCCGATACGGTAGGTATAAAAATAGGAACAAATAATCCCTTTCTGTCGGGCCTGCAGTTAAGTAAGGGTACATTAAACCCGGTATTTACACCCGCTGTTACAGGTTATACAGCTACGGTGAGTTATGCCGATTCGTTAATTACAGTTACGCCTTCGGCTACCGATTCTGTTGCATCTGTTAAAGTAAATGATGTAGCTGTAAATTCGGGCCACACATCACCAGGGATCCATTTAAATTTAGGCCCGAATACCATCAGTACCGTGGTTACATCATCTGATGGTACGGTTTCAAAAACATATACCACTACGGTTACCCGTCTTGATTTTCCACCGCCGCTTGCATCGTTAACAGTAAGTGATGGTACACTATCGCCCGCCTTTGCCGATTCGACAATGCATTATAACGTTACCGTGCCAAATGCCACAACAAATTTAACGGTAACCCCAACGGCTAAAGATGCCGGTGCTGTAATAACGGTTAACGGTATATCTGTGGCAAGCGGAACAGCGTCGGCGGCTATACCGCTTAACAATGGTGCCAATACTGTTACCGTAAGCGTAAGTCAGGCAGGTCATCCCGCGGCAAATTATATTATATCGGTTTTGAGGATCTCAAGCAACGCCAGCCTCGGGGGCCTTTCTATAAGTACAGGTACGGTTTTAACGCCAACCTCAGTTGCAGGTGTTACCAATTTTAATACCTCGGTTGATTATGGTGCAACCTCTGTTACAGTAACTCCAACAACTGCCGATGCAAACGCAACGGTAACGGTTAACGGTGTTTCTGTAAGCAGCGGCACGCCTTCGGGAGCTATTAATCTTAATGCCACAGGCAGTACCGTTATCAATATACTGGTTACATCTCAAAATGGAAATACCAGGCCTTACACTATCACGGTAAGTAAAAACGGATCGAGTAATGCAGCGTTAAAAGGCTTAACATTAAGTAGTGGCACTATACTTAACGCGGCACCGGTTGCCGGTATTTCGCATTACACTACATCGGTTGCGCCCGATGCAATTTCTATCGCCTTGAAGCCCGTCGCTGCCGATTCGAACGCCGTTATTACATTAAACGGTACCATTGTACCAAGCGGAACATTGTCTCAACCTGTTGCTTTAAATGCTTCGGGAGCTACAACCATAAATTTGCTGGTAACCGCGCAGGATGGTGTTACTACCCGTACATATTCTGTTACGGTTAATAAAACAGGCTCAAGTAATGCTAATTGTGCTATCGCTTTAAGCCCGGCAACGGCACTTAACAAGGTTGTTGGTACTGATGATAATTTTACTGCCACAGTAGGTTTGCTTACCGATACTGTTTTGGTAAGAACCTACGCGGCCGATGCTAACGCTTCTGTTTTGGTAAATGGTGTTACTGTTAGTAACGGAAGCAGCGGAACCCCGGTACTATTAAATAAAGTTGGGCCAACAGTTGTTAATGTGCTTGTAACCGCGCAGGATGGTGTTACTAAAAAAAACTACAGCATAACTATAACCAAGGTGCCCAAGGGATATGCATATTTAAAAATACTTCAGATAGGATCTTTGAATTTAAATCCGCTAAGAGATACCAGCGTGTTTAATTATATCACAACCACTCCATCTAACCAGGTTTCGGTAACTGCCCGGCCAGCCGATGTAAAGGCAACAGTAAGCGTTACAGGTGTTTTAGTTTATAACGGCAGGGAAACGTCTTTTAGCGGCACACCTACAGCGCCTTTCTGGTACGTTCCAATTCATGAGTTGTTTAATGCAGGTACATTTACCTTTACTATTAAGGTGACAGCAGCCGATGGCGTTACTACTAAAACTTACACGGTTGTATTAACCAATAGCTTATCTTTGGGCTTTACAAATAGTTTTGCCGCTTCGCAGGTTACAGGCAACGGGGAAGTGAACGTTCACCAGGCCTTATCTCCCAATGGGGATGGCATTGATGATTATCTTACCGTAGATGGCATAGGTGCTCATCCTGATAACACCCTGTATATTATGGATGTTAACGGCAAACTGCTGGCTACCCGGAAACAGTATGATAATGTTACCCATGTTTTTGACGGGCATGCCGATAATAATACGCTGCAAAAACCAGGCACCTATTACTATGTGCTGAAATATAAGGACGGAGGCCAGGAAAAAACAAAAACCGGATTTATCATATTGAGATACTAA
- a CDS encoding TIGR02117 family protein, which produces MNIKKKIARLILKFVLGFVAFVLLYALSAFIFSIWTVNKEPGTSNDVAIYILTNGDHTDIVLPVKTAVIDWSKELSYQNTIAKDTTNKYLAIGWGDKGFYLNTPTWADLKFSTAFKAAFALSTSAIHATYYRDMRENNDCKKIMISDEQYKRMVAFIDSSFKRNAAGKVINIKTNANYGNDDAFYEAKRKYNMFYTCNTWANNALKAGGQTACVWTPFDRGIFYHYR; this is translated from the coding sequence ATGAACATCAAAAAAAAAATTGCCCGCCTCATTCTAAAATTTGTGCTCGGTTTTGTAGCATTTGTGCTGCTTTACGCGCTTTCTGCATTCATATTTTCGATATGGACTGTTAATAAAGAGCCTGGAACATCCAATGATGTAGCCATCTATATCCTAACCAACGGCGACCATACCGATATAGTTTTGCCTGTAAAAACTGCAGTCATCGATTGGAGTAAAGAGTTGAGTTATCAAAACACTATCGCCAAAGATACCACCAACAAATACCTTGCTATTGGCTGGGGCGATAAGGGCTTTTACCTCAACACCCCTACCTGGGCCGATCTCAAATTCAGTACAGCGTTCAAAGCCGCCTTCGCCTTAAGCACATCAGCCATCCACGCTACTTATTACCGGGATATGCGTGAGAATAACGATTGTAAGAAAATCATGATCAGCGATGAACAATACAAGCGCATGGTGGCGTTTATTGATAGCAGTTTTAAACGCAATGCCGCCGGCAAAGTCATCAACATAAAAACCAACGCTAACTACGGTAATGACGATGCTTTTTATGAGGCTAAGCGCAAGTATAATATGTTTTACACCTGTAATACCTGGGCTAATAACGCGCTAAAAGCCGGAGGCCAAACTGCCTGCGTTTGGACACCTTTTGACCGGGGGATTTTTTATCATTACCGGTAG
- a CDS encoding TROVE domain-containing protein, which produces MKFNLLSKVKTIVTNYEGAKAFKMSAEMELYTTVVTWSLNDTFYEKDEARMERLRKLIAQCNPVFVGKLAVYARTKMYMRSVPLVLATELAKLHSGDDLVARVTDGVVGRADEITELLACYQVLNQRNGAKKLNRLSKQMQKGLSLAFNRFDEYQFAKYNRDGAVKLRDALFLVHPRAKDDLQQLIFNKIVANNLQAPYTWETELSALGQLNFDSVEAKAIAFRAKWEQLIDSGKVGYMALLRNLRNIQDAGVSYAHFKKVCATLSDGEQVAKAKQFPFRYLAAYRELITPTNAVQNIARVAKAAITGNKGYTGELLDALEKAVQASAANIRGFDENTRVLLACDVSGSMQKPISAKSKVLLYDIGLMLAMLLQSRCNNVEVGMFGNYWKTIAVPRHNILGNVQEFYRREGEVGYSTNGYLVIRDLIDRRVQMDKVMLFTDCQLWNSNFGPDDIQKLWVQYKRTIAPTAKLYLFDLAGYGQTPLQLLQNDVYLIAGWSDKVFDVLAAIEKGGSALDLINKIDL; this is translated from the coding sequence ATGAAATTCAACCTGTTAAGCAAAGTAAAAACCATCGTTACAAATTATGAAGGCGCGAAAGCTTTTAAAATGAGCGCCGAGATGGAACTGTACACCACGGTAGTAACCTGGAGCTTAAACGATACCTTTTACGAAAAAGATGAAGCACGTATGGAACGCCTGCGCAAACTGATAGCACAATGCAACCCGGTATTTGTGGGTAAGCTGGCGGTGTATGCCCGTACTAAAATGTATATGCGTTCGGTACCGCTGGTGCTGGCTACCGAATTGGCTAAACTGCACTCGGGCGACGATCTGGTTGCCCGGGTTACGGATGGCGTGGTTGGCCGTGCGGATGAAATTACCGAATTGCTGGCCTGCTACCAGGTGTTGAACCAGCGTAACGGTGCTAAAAAGTTAAACCGCTTATCTAAACAGATGCAAAAAGGTTTATCGCTGGCGTTTAACCGCTTTGATGAGTACCAATTTGCCAAATATAACCGCGATGGTGCTGTTAAACTGCGCGACGCCCTGTTCCTGGTTCACCCACGTGCCAAGGATGATTTGCAGCAGCTGATATTTAACAAAATAGTGGCTAACAATTTGCAAGCGCCTTATACATGGGAAACGGAGCTATCAGCTTTAGGTCAACTAAATTTTGATAGCGTTGAAGCTAAAGCTATCGCGTTCCGCGCTAAGTGGGAACAACTGATAGATAGCGGTAAAGTGGGCTACATGGCTTTATTGCGTAACCTGCGTAACATACAGGATGCGGGCGTAAGCTATGCGCACTTTAAAAAAGTATGCGCAACCCTAAGCGATGGCGAGCAGGTGGCCAAAGCCAAACAGTTCCCGTTCCGTTACCTGGCTGCTTACCGCGAGCTGATAACACCAACTAACGCGGTGCAAAACATTGCAAGGGTCGCCAAAGCCGCCATAACAGGCAACAAAGGCTATACCGGCGAATTGCTGGACGCTTTGGAAAAAGCGGTACAGGCAAGCGCTGCCAACATCCGTGGCTTTGACGAAAACACCCGCGTGCTGCTGGCCTGCGACGTTTCGGGCTCAATGCAGAAACCAATCTCGGCAAAATCGAAAGTATTGTTGTACGATATCGGTTTGATGCTGGCTATGCTGCTGCAATCGCGGTGTAACAATGTTGAAGTGGGTATGTTTGGCAACTACTGGAAGACCATTGCCGTGCCGCGCCATAATATATTGGGCAATGTACAGGAGTTTTACCGCCGCGAAGGCGAAGTGGGTTATTCAACCAACGGTTACCTGGTAATCCGTGATCTGATTGATCGCCGCGTACAAATGGATAAGGTAATGCTATTTACCGATTGCCAGTTGTGGAACAGCAATTTCGGTCCGGATGATATCCAGAAACTATGGGTTCAATACAAACGAACCATCGCGCCAACAGCAAAATTGTACCTGTTCGATTTGGCAGGCTATGGCCAAACGCCTTTGCAACTGCTGCAAAACGATGTATACCTGATTGCCGGCTGGAGCGATAAAGTTTTCGATGTATTGGCAGCGATTGAAAAAGGCGGCTCGGCGTTGGATTTAATTAACAAAATTGATTTATAA
- a CDS encoding DUF4287 domain-containing protein, whose product MSFQGYLKTIKGKTGKGPADFRHLAEEKGFTKNGELSAKAGDITKWLKEDFDLGHGHAMAIYALLKGIKNEESE is encoded by the coding sequence ATGTCATTTCAGGGATACTTAAAAACCATTAAAGGAAAAACGGGCAAAGGCCCGGCCGATTTCAGGCACCTGGCCGAAGAGAAAGGATTTACCAAAAACGGCGAGTTAAGCGCCAAAGCCGGCGACATTACCAAATGGCTTAAGGAGGATTTTGATTTAGGCCATGGCCATGCTATGGCTATTTACGCTTTGCTGAAAGGCATTAAGAACGAAGAAAGCGAGTAA